A section of the Neofelis nebulosa isolate mNeoNeb1 chromosome 12, mNeoNeb1.pri, whole genome shotgun sequence genome encodes:
- the LOC131490955 gene encoding olfactory receptor 1L3-like — protein sequence MGMSNLTRLSEFILIGLSSHPEDQKPLFALFLIMYLVTITGNLLIILAIRSDPKLQNPMYFFLSILSFADICYTTVVVPKMLVNFLSETKTISYAECLTQMYFFLVFGNIDSYLLAVMAIDRYVAICNPFHYVTVMNRRRCTLLLAFSVAFSCLHSLLHVLLVNRLTFCASNVIQHFFCDVNPVLKLACSSTFVNEVMAMTEGLASVMAPCICIIISYLRILIAVLNVPSVAGKCKAFSTCSSHLTVVTLFYGSITYVYFQPLSNYTVKDRIATIIYTVLTSMLNPFIYSLRNKDMKRGLEKLISRVKTQMDMLSTAQANKIHEP from the coding sequence ATGGGAATGTCCAACCTGACAAGACTGTCTGAATTCATCCTCATAGGACTCTCCTCTCACCCTGAGGACCAGAAGCCACTCTTTGCTCTCTTTCTTATCATGTACCTGGTCACTATAACGGGGAATCTGCTCATCATCCTGGCTATCCGCTCTGATCCCAAACTCCAAaaccccatgtacttcttcctgagCATCTTGTCCTTTGCTGATATTTGCTACACAACAGTCGTAGTCCCCAAGATGTTAGTGAACTTCTTATCAGAGACAAAGACCATTTCCTATGCTGAATGTCTGACACAGATgtattttttcctggtttttggAAACATAGACAGTTATCTCCTGGCAGTTATGGCCATTGACCGCTATGTAGCCATTTGTAATCCTTTCCACTATGTCACTGTGATGAACCGCAGACGCTGTACGTTGCTGCTGGCCTTCTCCGTAGCTTTCTCCTGCCTCCACTCCCTCCTACATGTCCTCCTGGTGAATCGGCTCACGTTCTGTGCATCAAATGTAATCCAACATTTTTTCTGTGATGTCAACCCTGTTCTGAAACTGGCCTGCTCTTCCACCTTTGTCAATGAAGTTATGGCCATGACAGAAGGGTTGGCTTCTGTGATGGCCCCATGTATCTGCATCATCATCTCTTACCTAAGAATTCTCATTGCTGTCCTCAATGTTCCCTCAGTGGCTGGAAAATGCAAAGCCTTCTCCACCTGCAGCTCCCATCTCACTGTGGTGACTCTGTTTTATGGGAGTATTACCTATGTCTATTTCCAACCCTTGTCCAACTATACTGTCAAGGACAGAATAGCAACAATCATTTACACTGTACTGACCTCCATGTTGAATCCATTTATCTACAGTTTGAGAAACAAAGACATGAAACGGGGCTTAGAGAAATTGATAAGCAGAGTGAAGACTCAAATGGATATGCTTTCTACTGCACAAGCCAACAAAATCCATGAACCCTGA